The sequence ATTTGGTTCAATTATCCTCTCGTTCATTGCTGGATTACTCAACCAATTTTTCCAGGGAGAACTGGATTAACTCTAACAATTTGATGTCATCAGGAATTTATAGCAATGTCAACAAATTTACGCAGATTTTTAACCTATTTGATTGTCCTTGTGTTTGGGGTTTTAATTGGTGGCGGAGGCTATCAAGTGCTTCCCTCAAAAGCAGACACTGTTCCCCAAAATGAACTGATCGCGCAAAGTAACAGCCCGCAAGCGATTACCAATCGTTTTGTGAGCTTGGCTGTGGAACAAGTGGGGGGCGCGGTCGTTCGCATCGACACCGAAAGAACAGTTACCCAAACCAATCCCTTTGCTGATGATCCCTTTTTCCGTCGCTTCTTTGGCGATGACTTTTTCCCCAATACACCGCGAGAAAGACGGTTACGGGGTCAAGGATCAGGATTTATTGTCGAGAGTAACGGCATTGTTCTCACCAACGCCCATGTGGTGAATCAAGCGGATCAAGTGAGTGTCAACTTAAAAGATGGACGCACCTTTGAGGGGAAAGTCTTAGGGGCCGATTCTGTCACTGACTTAGCAGTCATTAAAATTCAAGGTAGAGAGTTGCCAACAGTCCCTCTCGGGGATTCTGATCAAGTGAGAGTGGGTGATTGGGCAATCGCGGTGGGAAATCCCTTAGGCTTAGATAACACGGTGACTTTAGGCATTATCAGCACCCTCAACCGTCCCAGTGCCAAAGTGGGCATTCCCGATAAACGCCTTGATTTCTTACAAACGGATGCAGCGATTAATCCTGGCAACTCTGGCGGTCCCCTTCTCAACGATCGCGGTGAAGTGATTGGCATTAATACCGCGATTCGTGCTGATGCCAACGGCATTGGCTTTGCGATTCCAGTCAACAAAGCAAAATCAATTTATCCGAAACTGGTGGAAGGCAAAGGAGTTTCTCACCCTTACATTGGCATTCGCATGGTTAGCCTCACCCCAGAGTTGGCAAGAGAAATCAATCGCGATCCCAATGCGGGGTTACTGATTCCCGAAACGGAAGGGGTTTTAGTCATGCAAGTCCAACCAGATACCCCAGCAGCACGGGCGGGTTTACGTCGCGGTGACGTGATTACAGCCATTGCTGGGCAACGCATTACCAGTGCGGAAGAATTACAACGGATGGTCGAAGATAGCAATGTTGGAGAAAGACTCGACTTTGAAGTCCAACGCGGTGAACAAATGGAAATCTTATCTGTTTATCCCGCAGAATTAGACGATTTTTCCTAAAGTTCCCGTAAAGATATCCCTCTGAGTTCAACTCAGGGGGTTTAGCATCATCCTCGATTAGAGGACAGCTTTTAATTCATCTACTAAATACTGAAGTTGTTCAGGTTCATGGGTTGCCATCAAAGAAATCCGAATCCGACTAAAGGGGACAGTTGGGGGACGAATCGCTGGGGCAAAAATGCCTTTGTGTTGGAGATGGTCTGAGAGTTTTACCGCCTCTGTGGGATTATCTAAACGAATACAGAGAATGGGAGATTGAGACGGGAGAAGGGGCAAATCAGCGAGGGCTTCTTGCAAAAACTGAATGTTTTCCCAGAGTTTCTGACGGCGTTGAGGTTCTTCACGGACAATTTTAATGGCAGCTAGGGCAGCAGCGGTATCCGCAGGGGATAATCCTGTGGTGTAAATCCAACTGGGAGCGCGATTACGGAGAAACTCAATTAAACGCTTCGATCCAGCAATATAACCCCCCAAACTGCCTAGGGCTTTACTTAGGGTTCCCATTTGAATCGGGGCGCGATCGCTGCAATCGAAATAATTAACACAGCCACCTCCCTTGTCTCCCATGACCCCTGTGGCATGGGCTTCATCTACTAACACCATCGCTTGGTATTTTGCAGCCAGATCTAATAAGTCTGGGAGGGGACAAATATCTCCATCCATGCTGAAGAGGGTATCAGTCACAATGAGACACCGACGGTAAGCAGCGCGATTGGTACTCAGTTGCTGTTCTAAGTCTTCTAAATCACAATGTTTGTAGTCCATGACTTTTCCACCTGTGAGAACTGCTCCCTTTTTGAGGCTAGAGTGATTATATTGATCGGCTAAGATTAAATCTCGCAAGCCGACAAGGGCGGTAATTGTTCCTAAGTTCGCCAGATAACCCGAACTAAACACCAGTGCATCTTCCGTTTGTTTCAGTTGCGCGATCGCGCTTTCTAATTCATCATGAAGGGGACGATGACCACTTAACAACCGAGACCCCGTGCTTCCTGTTCCATACCGTTGCACTGCTCGGGTTGCTGCTTGAATTAACCGTTGGTCACTAGCTAACCCCAGATAATCATTACTGGCAAAATTCAGAAGTGATTTTCCATCCAGTTTAATCATCGCTCCGGGGATGCTCTCAATGCGTTTAACGGTACGATACCACCCAGCTTTTTCAATGGTCGAGAGAGATTTTTCAATCCAATCATAAGCGGGATTTTCAATCATAGACTTCTTTATTTGTTCTTCGTTCTTTGTTCACCCCTTCACCTCCCAATACTTCGAGGAATTTGCCTTCTTATTAATGGGTAAGTAAGGGGACAAGGTGAAAGGAACAAGGAATGTTAAAGTGACCTTTTCCTCTGCCCCCTGACCCTTTTCCCAATTTACAAATTAGAGTGTCACCTTTCAACGAGAAGTATTGGTTCGCATTTCCCGCCACAGCTGTTGATATTGTTTCTTGGTTTGAGCAGATAAGGGCAACAAAAATTCACTTTTTTCAATTAAAGTTTGCGGGGGAATTCGTAACTGATCTTGTTGTAAACTTTCTGGGAGTTGGTCGGTTTTTGTATTCAGTAAAATTGGGGAGGAAGCATTGGTAAATAGTCCAATTTGGGTCGCTGCTTGCTCTTCCCAACAAAAGTTAATCCATTGTAACATTGCTTCTGAAAGGCTTGGTTTGCCTGTTGGTTGCACCCAAACATCCGCCCAGAGAGATGTTCCTGATTCTGGAATCACCGTTGTCAGATCAGGGTAACGAGTTTGTAGTTGTAGAATATCGCTAGACCAACCAACAGCAACCCAAGTATCTTCTAACACTAAAGGCTGAAGATAGGCTTGAGAACTATAAAATTTAACTTGTTGGTGTAGAGTCGCTAATTCAGTTTTTAAGTTGGGAACTTGCTCTAAATCGCTTGTGTTGTAAGATTGTCCGAGTTTTTTTAAGGTGAAGCCGATGACTTCTCGCGGTTGATTTAATAAAGAAACGCGATCGCGCAATTCTTCCCGCCATAAATCTTTCCAATCGGTGATGGGCTCATAACCCGCTTCCCGAAACTGATCCGCTCGATACGCAATCACTGTATTCCCCCAGCGATAGGGCGCTCCCCAGATTTTACCATTCGGAGCCAAATTACCCTGTGCATCTCGTTGGACTAGCCTTTGCCAAACCGATGGCAATTTTCTCCAATTGTCAACCGAGGTTAGATCTAAAGGTTGAATTAAATTTTCAGCAATCGCCTCTTCCAGCCAAATATCGCCTAATGTTACCAAATTAGCAGTTTTTTGGTTGTCTTCTTGTGATAATTTCTCTAGAAGCTCATAGAGACTTTTTAACTGCGGAATTGGCTTAATATCTAAGGGACGATTCTCTGGAAATTGTTTTTGAAAGTTTCCTAAAAGCTGAGGCGGAATCGAGTCTTTTAACACTCGGATGGCAAGAGAATTGTTACTAGAACTACAAGATTCCAAAATTGGGGTAATGGCAGTCAAGAAAGCCATTAATAAAAATTTACGACGGTTTAACATAACGCTGAAAAATTAAATGAATCCGTAATATTAAGACTTATCTTGATCAAGCGAATAAGATGATAAAGGAGCAGGTCTATTATCACCTGTAACAGTAGAACAATTCCCATTGGTATCGTTCATGGATCGACTGGAAACTCATATTATCACTCTCGAACAAAAAATAGATCGGCTCTATGCGGTCGTTGAACACCTCACCAACCGTTTAGATGAGAGTTTGCAACTCCCTCAAGGCACAAATCAGGAATCCCATCCTGCCATTGTCGAGGAATCTCCTGCGGAAACAAGCGACTCTCATCACCGAGGCATTAGTGCCATGATGGGACATAAGGACGTTTTACAGGATGATGACACGAATACATCTCGGACAACAGCTTCCGATGGAGAAGAAGTGTCCCCTGAAATCCAAATTCGTCGTCTCAATACGCAACTCACAGCAGCTTACAATCGCATTGCTGCTTTAGAAGAACAACTGTTGGCTCAACGGATTCACTTTTAATTCTCATTTCTGGTATTAGCAAAGGGCGCGATCGCGCCTGAGCCTACCAATCAGGAGATCAAGACCTAGAAATTTGTCCAGTTTCAGGATACAACAACCTCCCGTTGAGATCATCCCGTCACGGGAGATTGTTTAATCAGGGCTTGCTGAAAAAGGCGCGATCGCGCAACCTAAGAGTAATCAATTGCTTCCTTTACTTCACAAATAACATTTCCTGATACGTTGGCAGGGGCCATAAGTGATCCGCAACTGCCCCTTCCAAAGCATCAGCCTGTTCCCGTAACTGATTCATAATCGGTAATAAGGTTGTGGCACAATACTGCATTTTTTCTTCGGTATTGGTGGTCTTATGCTGTTCTAAAGCCTCACTTAAACGAGTCATTGTTGCTACCAGAGAATTCGTTAAATTCGCGATCGTCTCAATTAAAGTTTGATCGAGATTGATCTTAAGAGGGGCAAGATTGCTGAGTGTAGCAGACAACTGAGATAAATACTCCATTGCCACTGGATAAATCATGGTTTTCGCCATATTTACCATCAGTTTCGCTTCTACTTCAATAGAGAGAATATATTGTTCGGCATAGACTTCAAAGCGACTTTCCAACTCAACAGGAGTCAGCACACCTGTTTTCTTAAATAAATCTTCAATGGCTTCTTCCTTCAATGTTGGGAGCGCGTCAGCCGTGGTCGGTAAATTAATTAATCCCCGCTCTTCAACTGCCATCTTATGCCATTCTTCAGAATAGCCGTTGCCACCAAAAATGACTGCACTGTGTTGTTCCATCACGTCTTTAAGCACAGTGATGATCGCAGTATTCATGTCTGTATTCTTAGATAATTCATTTTCTAAGCGATTGCCAATCCAGTCAAGGGAGTCCGCCAGCATCGTATTCAAAACAATCAACGGACCTGATACAGACTGATTTGATCCGACAGCGCGAAACTCAAAGCGGTTGCCCGTAAAAGCAAAAGGAGAGGTGCGGTTGCGATCGCCAGCATCTTGAGTTAACTGAGGGACAACATCCACTCCAATATCCAATACCCCTTTCTGCTTGGATTCAGAAACCGTTCCCGTTTTGATCTGCTCAAAGATTTCTTCCAGTTGCGTGCCCAAATACACTGACATAATCGCAGGAGGAGCTTCATTTGCACCCAGACGGTGATCATTGCTGGCTGTCGCGATCGCGGCTCGCATTAAAGGACCATATTTATGCACACCGCGAATCACTGCTGCACAGAACAAGAGAAACTGAGCATTTTCATGAGGAGAATCACCTGGGTCAAGAAGGTTACCTTGGGTGGCATTACCCACAGACCAGTTAATATGCTTCCCAGAACCGTTAATTCCAGCAAAGGGCTTTTCGTGAAGCAAACACATGAAACCATGCTTCTTCGCCGTTTGCTTCAGTACGGTCATAATAAGTTGCTGGTGGTCGCTAGCCACATTTGCTGCTTCAAAAAAGGGAGCAATTTCAAACTGACTGGGAGCAACTTCGTTGTGGCGGGTTTTTGCTGGAATCCCCAGTTTATAGAGGATATTTTCCACCTCCTGCATAAAAACCTGGACTCGCTCCGGAATCGCACCAAAATAATGATCATCAAATTCTTGACCCTTAGCGGGGGCTTTACCAAAGAGGGTGCGTCCAGCTAACTGTAAATCGGGACGCTGACTGGCAAAATTGGCATCAACGAGAAAATACTCTTGCTCTGCACCACAACTGGAATTAACTGGTGCAACATCTTTATTTCCAAGGAGGGTCAATACTTTGCGGGCTGCTTGATCCATTGCCCCAATCGAACGGAGAAGAGGGACTTTTTTATCTAGGGCTTCTCCTGTCCAAGAGACGAATACAGTAGGAATACAAAGGGTTGCCCCATTATCGGTTTCCATAATGTAGGCGGGACTGGTGACATCCCATCCCGTGTAACCCCGTGCTTCAAAGGTGTCTCGAATTCCCCCATTGGGAAAAGAAGACCCATCCGGTTCTCCCTGTACCAGCACCTTGCCAGAAAATTGCGAAATCACTTTACCGTCACTTTGCACGGAAATAAAACCATCATGCTTTTCGGCAGTTAAGTTGGTCATGGGATAAAAGACATGGGCATAATACAAAGCTCCTTTTGACATTGCCCAGTCTCGCATCGCAGTGGCAACTGCATCGGCAACCGAGGCATCAAGCGGTTCACCTGTCACGATTGTGTTTTTGATGGATTGAAACACTGCCTTCGGAAGACTCGCCTGCATTTTGTTCAGATCGAAGACGTTTTCCGCCCAAATGTCTTCTAACCGCTCTGGGGCTTGAGTCGGCATGGGCTCGCGATTGGTGATTTGATTAATGGCTTGCGCTCGGCTGTCATTTCCACTCATAAATTTTTTTCCTATCTAACAGAGTGTTGATTTCTTGGTTTCGCTAGTGATTATACAAAATCTTCATGATTTTAATTTAAATCTTCAATGTTGTGCCATCGGGAAACCACTTTCGGGCGTGTTCTACGGACGCAAAAACGCTTACCATTACTACGTTAAAAAATACTTATAGATCACGAATTTTCCCTGTACTCAAACTGCCAAATTGCCACTAGACTTGCTATTATGGTCGTGCTATCGCGCAGGGTTGTAGCTCAGTAGGATAGAGCGAGCGCCTCCTAAGCGCTAGGTCGCCAGTTCGAGCCTGGCCAACCCTGTTTGGGTGTTAATAACGAATTTGTAGCGTGACTCGCGCCCGAATCTCTTGCTCTCCTCCCATCACAGGAGAACTCGGGGCACGACTGGCTGCAACATCGCCTCGGGTTTGTAAGGCTTCCGTGCGAGGCATCACGGGGGGAGTCGCGTTATTAATTTGGATCTTAATGACCGATTGTGAGCGGAGATTGAGTGCGCCTAAAACGGCATCGGCTTGGGCTTTTGCATCTAGGGTCGCTGCTTTCAGGGCTTCTTTTTGGGCTTGCGCGATCGCGCTGTCAGTCGCGGTAAAACTCACAGCATCAATGCGAGTCGCTCCAGCTTGCACGGCTTCATCTAGTAAATTACCGATATCATCCGTGGGAATCCGAAAACTGACTAAATTGAGAGCTTCGTAGCCAGTGAGATTCCGCTTGCCGTCATTATAGCGATATTGCGGTTGTAAGCGGATGCCCGTGGTTTCTAAATTTTCTACATTGCGCGATCGGAGTAACTCAACCACCGCCGTAGAACGTCGAGCCGCGTCTTCTTGCGCTTCAGTGGCGGTTTTCCCTTCCACTTCCACCCCTAAGCGCACTTCTGTTAAAGTTGTGGGGATAGACTCAGTTCCTTCTCCAGTCACAGTCAAGGTTTGTGGGGGTACATCTTGAGCCATCGCTGGTGTAATCGAACTCGGTTCTTGTAAACGCCAACCGACGATGACAATCAAACTCCCGAGAAGGATCAAACTCAGTCCTCTCCAACCCAATGATGGTAATAAACGATTCATCATTAACCCTCTCTGTATGAAACAACATGATTTTAACGAATGACGATGGGTTTCAAGCCCCTGGTATTAAAGCATTACAAACTGCAATTCCAGAACAAGGTATCATCATCGCTCCCGAAACCGAACTCTCCGGTTGTGGACATCAAGTGACGACAAAACGAGGCTTAAAGTTGCAACAGCATTCTCAACAAATCTACAGTGTCGATGGGACACCAGCAGATTGCGTTCGTATTGGTTTGACCCAACTTTTTCCAGATGCAGAATGGGTCATTTCTGGAATTAATGCTGGCGGTAATTTAGGCGCAGATGTATATATTTCAGGAACGGTTGCTGCGGTGCGAGAAGCCGTTTTTCTGGGGAAAAAAGGGATTGCAATTTCTCATTGGCGCAAGCGACCCTTAGAAATTAATTGGAACTTAGCAGCCCGTTGGAGTGCACAAGTTTTAGAAAAATTATTCACCCTTCCTCTACCAGAAGGATCTTATTGGAATGTTAATTTACCCCATTTAGACCCCGATTCTGAAGACCCAGAAATTGTTTTTTGTGAGGGGGGAAAACAGCCTTTACCCGTTGTTTATTATTTTGATGGCGAACGGTATCACTATCAAGGAGAATATGGAAAACGCCAGCGTCAAAAGGGAAGTGATGTTGATATTTGCTTCTCTGGTCATATTGCCGTTTCTCAATTAAAGTTATGATAAAAGCGATCTTAAATTAACTACATCTCCCACGACCATAACTGTGGGAGAGAGTTGATTACCTTGGGTGATTTCGACAATTGTTTCTAAAGTTCCCACCCAAACCGTTTGCTCATCTGTTCCCGCTTTGCGGATGATTGCTATGGGACAAGAAGATGCTTTTCCTTCTGCAATTAATTGTTCAGTAATCATAGCTAAATTTCGACCCCCCATTAAAATAACAAGGGTATCCATTCTTGCTAAAACATTCCAGTCTAAAGTCTCTGGTTCATGAGCCGTTACCACACTAAAACTACGACTTAAAACTTTATCCGTGAGGGGAATTCCAGCCAGAAGTGGGGCAGTAATTGCTGAAGATAAACCTGAAATAATTTCTACTTCGCAACCAATCGTTTTTAATGCTTCAATTTCCTCCCTAGCGCGACCAAAAATAAACGGATCACCATTTTTGAGGCGAATAACATATTGATTGGTTTGGGCAAATTCAATTAATAAACGATTGATTTCACTTTGAGGCGTACTCGCTTGTCCCCCTCGTTTTCCCACATCAACTTTCTGACAATAGGAAGGAAC comes from Halothece sp. PCC 7418 and encodes:
- a CDS encoding HhoA/HhoB/HtrA family serine endopeptidase, encoding MSTNLRRFLTYLIVLVFGVLIGGGGYQVLPSKADTVPQNELIAQSNSPQAITNRFVSLAVEQVGGAVVRIDTERTVTQTNPFADDPFFRRFFGDDFFPNTPRERRLRGQGSGFIVESNGIVLTNAHVVNQADQVSVNLKDGRTFEGKVLGADSVTDLAVIKIQGRELPTVPLGDSDQVRVGDWAIAVGNPLGLDNTVTLGIISTLNRPSAKVGIPDKRLDFLQTDAAINPGNSGGPLLNDRGEVIGINTAIRADANGIGFAIPVNKAKSIYPKLVEGKGVSHPYIGIRMVSLTPELAREINRDPNAGLLIPETEGVLVMQVQPDTPAARAGLRRGDVITAIAGQRITSAEELQRMVEDSNVGERLDFEVQRGEQMEILSVYPAELDDFS
- the bioF gene encoding 8-amino-7-oxononanoate synthase, which translates into the protein MIENPAYDWIEKSLSTIEKAGWYRTVKRIESIPGAMIKLDGKSLLNFASNDYLGLASDQRLIQAATRAVQRYGTGSTGSRLLSGHRPLHDELESAIAQLKQTEDALVFSSGYLANLGTITALVGLRDLILADQYNHSSLKKGAVLTGGKVMDYKHCDLEDLEQQLSTNRAAYRRCLIVTDTLFSMDGDICPLPDLLDLAAKYQAMVLVDEAHATGVMGDKGGGCVNYFDCSDRAPIQMGTLSKALGSLGGYIAGSKRLIEFLRNRAPSWIYTTGLSPADTAAALAAIKIVREEPQRRQKLWENIQFLQEALADLPLLPSQSPILCIRLDNPTEAVKLSDHLQHKGIFAPAIRPPTVPFSRIRISLMATHEPEQLQYLVDELKAVL
- a CDS encoding extracellular solute-binding protein translates to MLNRRKFLLMAFLTAITPILESCSSSNNSLAIRVLKDSIPPQLLGNFQKQFPENRPLDIKPIPQLKSLYELLEKLSQEDNQKTANLVTLGDIWLEEAIAENLIQPLDLTSVDNWRKLPSVWQRLVQRDAQGNLAPNGKIWGAPYRWGNTVIAYRADQFREAGYEPITDWKDLWREELRDRVSLLNQPREVIGFTLKKLGQSYNTSDLEQVPNLKTELATLHQQVKFYSSQAYLQPLVLEDTWVAVGWSSDILQLQTRYPDLTTVIPESGTSLWADVWVQPTGKPSLSEAMLQWINFCWEEQAATQIGLFTNASSPILLNTKTDQLPESLQQDQLRIPPQTLIEKSEFLLPLSAQTKKQYQQLWREMRTNTSR
- a CDS encoding glutamine synthetase III; the protein is MSGNDSRAQAINQITNREPMPTQAPERLEDIWAENVFDLNKMQASLPKAVFQSIKNTIVTGEPLDASVADAVATAMRDWAMSKGALYYAHVFYPMTNLTAEKHDGFISVQSDGKVISQFSGKVLVQGEPDGSSFPNGGIRDTFEARGYTGWDVTSPAYIMETDNGATLCIPTVFVSWTGEALDKKVPLLRSIGAMDQAARKVLTLLGNKDVAPVNSSCGAEQEYFLVDANFASQRPDLQLAGRTLFGKAPAKGQEFDDHYFGAIPERVQVFMQEVENILYKLGIPAKTRHNEVAPSQFEIAPFFEAANVASDHQQLIMTVLKQTAKKHGFMCLLHEKPFAGINGSGKHINWSVGNATQGNLLDPGDSPHENAQFLLFCAAVIRGVHKYGPLMRAAIATASNDHRLGANEAPPAIMSVYLGTQLEEIFEQIKTGTVSESKQKGVLDIGVDVVPQLTQDAGDRNRTSPFAFTGNRFEFRAVGSNQSVSGPLIVLNTMLADSLDWIGNRLENELSKNTDMNTAIITVLKDVMEQHSAVIFGGNGYSEEWHKMAVEERGLINLPTTADALPTLKEEAIEDLFKKTGVLTPVELESRFEVYAEQYILSIEVEAKLMVNMAKTMIYPVAMEYLSQLSATLSNLAPLKINLDQTLIETIANLTNSLVATMTRLSEALEQHKTTNTEEKMQYCATTLLPIMNQLREQADALEGAVADHLWPLPTYQEMLFVK
- a CDS encoding SIMPL domain-containing protein, with the protein product MNRLLPSLGWRGLSLILLGSLIVIVGWRLQEPSSITPAMAQDVPPQTLTVTGEGTESIPTTLTEVRLGVEVEGKTATEAQEDAARRSTAVVELLRSRNVENLETTGIRLQPQYRYNDGKRNLTGYEALNLVSFRIPTDDIGNLLDEAVQAGATRIDAVSFTATDSAIAQAQKEALKAATLDAKAQADAVLGALNLRSQSVIKIQINNATPPVMPRTEALQTRGDVAASRAPSSPVMGGEQEIRARVTLQIRY
- the surE gene encoding 5'/3'-nucleotidase SurE — encoded protein: MILTNDDGFQAPGIKALQTAIPEQGIIIAPETELSGCGHQVTTKRGLKLQQHSQQIYSVDGTPADCVRIGLTQLFPDAEWVISGINAGGNLGADVYISGTVAAVREAVFLGKKGIAISHWRKRPLEINWNLAARWSAQVLEKLFTLPLPEGSYWNVNLPHLDPDSEDPEIVFCEGGKQPLPVVYYFDGERYHYQGEYGKRQRQKGSDVDICFSGHIAVSQLKL
- the cobA gene encoding uroporphyrinogen-III C-methyltransferase, with the protein product MKIYLIGAGLGNAQYLTQQAQQYLKKADVLIYDALVDEEIINLVPSYCQKVDVGKRGGQASTPQSEINRLLIEFAQTNQYVIRLKNGDPFIFGRAREEIEALKTIGCEVEIISGLSSAITAPLLAGIPLTDKVLSRSFSVVTAHEPETLDWNVLARMDTLVILMGGRNLAMITEQLIAEGKASSCPIAIIRKAGTDEQTVWVGTLETIVEITQGNQLSPTVMVVGDVVNLRSLLS